A region from the Azospirillum thermophilum genome encodes:
- a CDS encoding tetratricopeptide repeat protein: MSDIFREVDEDLRRDRAERLFKRYGVYMAAAAIALVAGTGGYTAWRNWQQSRHEQETAALVTAISQTAQGPEKGVEALSAFAGKADPRMAALAQFNAAALLVRQGKPADAAAVYDGIAANGSVDAVYRDLATLLGTMQRMETGEPAQLQAKLQPLTADSSPWRFTAREMTAVLAVRSGDKERARTLFQQLADDSAAPAGVRSRATDLAALYGKT, from the coding sequence ATGAGCGATATTTTCCGCGAAGTCGATGAGGATCTGCGCCGGGACCGGGCCGAGCGGCTGTTCAAGCGCTATGGCGTCTACATGGCCGCCGCCGCGATCGCCCTGGTGGCCGGCACCGGCGGCTATACCGCCTGGCGCAACTGGCAGCAGTCCCGCCACGAGCAGGAGACGGCCGCCCTCGTCACCGCCATCTCGCAGACCGCCCAGGGTCCGGAGAAGGGGGTGGAGGCGCTGAGCGCCTTCGCCGGCAAGGCGGATCCGCGCATGGCCGCGCTGGCGCAGTTCAACGCCGCCGCCCTGCTGGTCCGCCAGGGCAAGCCGGCCGACGCCGCCGCCGTCTATGACGGCATCGCCGCCAACGGTTCGGTCGACGCCGTCTACCGTGACCTCGCCACGCTTCTCGGCACCATGCAGCGGATGGAGACGGGCGAGCCGGCCCAGCTCCAGGCGAAGCTGCAGCCGCTGACCGCCGACAGCAGTCCCTGGCGCTTCACCGCCCGCGAGATGACCGCCGTGCTCGCCGTGCGCAGCGGCGACAAGGAGCGGGCGCGCACCCTCTTCCAGCAACTGGCCGACGATTCGGCGGCGCCGGCGGGTGTCCGCTCGCGCGCGACGGACCTCGCCGCCCTCTACGGCAAGACCTGA
- a CDS encoding response regulator transcription factor, with the protein MKILIGDDHLLFREGLRRLLEQLHTDATFVEAGTFDELVEQCRKGGFDVVLMDLHMPGWPGFDGLHQVQAQQPGVPVVIISASETLSDIRGALDHGATGYIPKSSSVKVMMGALNLVFSGGIYVPPGALTAATAEAAPRRRQIEVVDRGAGYGLTQRQREVLECLRLGKSNKQIAYELGLSEGTVKIHVTAIFKSLGVKNRTQAVIAAAAMSA; encoded by the coding sequence ATGAAGATTCTGATCGGGGACGACCATCTGCTGTTCCGTGAGGGCCTGCGGCGGCTGCTGGAGCAGCTCCACACCGACGCCACCTTCGTGGAGGCGGGGACCTTCGACGAGCTGGTCGAGCAGTGCCGCAAGGGCGGCTTCGACGTCGTCCTGATGGACCTGCACATGCCGGGCTGGCCGGGCTTCGACGGGTTGCACCAGGTGCAGGCGCAGCAGCCGGGCGTGCCGGTCGTGATCATCTCCGCGTCGGAGACCCTGTCCGACATCCGCGGCGCGCTCGATCACGGCGCCACCGGCTACATTCCGAAGTCGAGCAGCGTCAAGGTCATGATGGGCGCGCTCAACCTCGTCTTCTCGGGCGGCATCTATGTCCCGCCGGGCGCGCTGACCGCCGCCACGGCCGAGGCCGCCCCCCGCCGCCGCCAGATCGAGGTGGTCGACCGCGGCGCCGGCTACGGCCTGACGCAGCGCCAGCGCGAGGTGCTGGAATGCCTGCGCCTCGGCAAGTCCAACAAGCAGATCGCCTACGAGCTGGGCCTGTCGGAAGGCACCGTGAAGATCCACGTCACCGCGATCTTCAAGTCGCTGGGCGTCAAGAACCGCACCCAGGCCGTCATCGCCGCCGCGGCGATGAGCGCCTGA
- a CDS encoding response regulator transcription factor encodes MHVCLILDNNALTETVVQALDRAGRHRVTVLHDITELTQSTLTPDAILIGLQQFTALRENEPMVYLRLSRRSRIVVVLSSRELLDAAHILAFADAWVFEDINVDRINELLDLGLEGHCLMPKQFLSRLGVDEIRLTLLPRLSEPEFETLRLLGQGMNNRTIANTLGLSEAVIKSMVRSVLSKLHFRNRTEAGVFAARQQGALQPARDGLIPPHLHAAQQHRARA; translated from the coding sequence ATGCATGTTTGCCTGATCCTCGACAACAACGCCCTGACGGAGACCGTGGTTCAGGCGCTCGATCGAGCGGGCCGGCATCGCGTCACCGTGTTGCACGACATTACGGAACTGACGCAGAGCACGCTGACGCCGGACGCCATCCTGATCGGACTGCAGCAGTTCACCGCATTGCGCGAGAACGAGCCGATGGTCTATCTGCGGTTGTCGCGCCGCTCGCGGATCGTGGTGGTGCTCTCCTCGCGGGAACTGCTGGACGCCGCGCACATCCTGGCCTTCGCCGACGCCTGGGTGTTCGAGGACATCAACGTCGACCGGATCAACGAACTGCTGGACCTGGGGCTGGAGGGCCATTGCCTGATGCCCAAGCAGTTCCTTTCGCGGCTCGGCGTCGACGAGATCAGGCTGACCCTGCTGCCGCGCCTGTCGGAGCCGGAGTTCGAGACGCTGCGCCTGCTGGGCCAGGGAATGAACAACCGCACGATCGCCAACACGCTCGGCCTGTCGGAGGCGGTCATCAAGTCGATGGTCCGCAGCGTGCTGTCCAAGCTGCACTTCCGCAACCGGACCGAGGCCGGCGTGTTCGCCGCCCGCCAGCAGGGCGCCCTGCAGCCGGCCCGCGACGGCCTGATTCCGCCGCACCTGCACGCCGCGCAGCAGCACCGCGCCCGGGCCTGA
- a CDS encoding LuxR C-terminal-related transcriptional regulator, with translation MDTVRAFLIDSNKLFREGLKRLLDDSPFQIVAEAGNLREALISVENGLRPQLVLLDLMNGGDEEADGMRRLRALLPETRMVILTSDLCTRRLANALEAGADGYLMKDLSSDALAQSLKLVMMGEKVFPTHLAALLISGRVNGNGADVPVSRKGLSQREVQILRCLLNGDSNKMIANHLNITEATVKVHLKSLLRKINASNRTQAAIWALNNGIGGELAGSGAVAAAAAHQ, from the coding sequence ATGGACACTGTGCGCGCTTTTCTGATCGACTCCAATAAGCTGTTCCGTGAAGGGCTCAAGCGGCTTCTCGACGACTCGCCTTTCCAGATCGTCGCCGAAGCCGGGAACCTGCGCGAGGCGTTGATCTCCGTCGAGAACGGCCTGCGTCCGCAGCTCGTTCTTCTCGACCTGATGAATGGCGGTGACGAGGAGGCCGACGGCATGCGGCGCCTGCGCGCCCTGCTGCCGGAGACCCGCATGGTCATCCTGACCAGCGATCTCTGCACCCGCCGCCTGGCCAACGCGCTCGAGGCCGGCGCCGACGGCTACCTGATGAAGGATCTGTCCTCCGACGCCCTGGCCCAGTCGCTGAAGCTGGTGATGATGGGCGAGAAGGTGTTCCCGACCCACCTCGCGGCCCTGCTGATCTCCGGCCGGGTGAACGGCAACGGGGCCGACGTCCCGGTGTCGCGCAAGGGGCTGTCGCAGCGCGAAGTACAGATCCTGCGCTGCCTGCTGAACGGCGACAGCAACAAGATGATCGCCAACCACCTGAACATCACCGAAGCGACGGTCAAGGTTCACCTGAAGAGCCTGCTGCGCAAGATCAACGCCTCGAACCGCACCCAGGCTGCCATCTGGGCGCTCAACAACGGCATCGGCGGCGAGCTGGCCGGCTCCGGCGCAGTCGCGGCGGCGGCGGCGCACCAGTAA